ATGCTCGGTTGGAAGGCGGCGGGTCTTCCCAGCAAGGTCGGTGGCTGATCGGCCCGATGTCCAAGAGCTCGTCCCTGAACAAGGTCTTCGCCGACCTTCCTGTCACCATCTTCGAGGCGATGTCGCAGGCCGCGCGCGACAATGCCGCCATCAATCTCGGCCAGGGCTTTCCTGATGATCCGGGCCCCGAGGACATCCGCCGCGCCGCGGCCGACGCCTCGCTGAACGGCTACAACCAGTATCCGTCGATGATGGGCCTGCCTGAGCTGCGCCAGGCGATCGCGACCCATTACGGCCACTGGCACGGCCTCAAGCTCGATCCGATGAGCGAGGTGATGGTGACCTCCGGCGGCACCGAGGCTTTGACGTCGGCGATCCTCGCAGTGGTCCAGCCCGGCGACGAGGTGGTCTGCTTCCAGCCGGTCTATGATTCCTACTTGCCGATCATCCGCCAGGCCGGCGGCATTCCGCGCCTCGTCCGGCTCGAGCCGCCGCACTGGCGGCTGAATGAGGACATGCTGAAAAGTGTCTTCAATTCAAAGACCAAGGCGGTGCTGTTCAACAACCCCTTGAATCCCTCCGCTGTGGTCTATCCGCGCGAGGACCTCGAGCTCCTGGCGCGCTACTGCCAGGAGTTCGACGTCATCGCGATCTGCGACGAGGTCTGGGAGCACGTCACCTTCGACGAGCACAAGCACATCCCGCTGATCACCATCCCCGGCATGCGTGACCGCACCATCAAGGTCGGCTCGGCCGGCAAGATCTTTTCGCTGACCGGCTGGAAGATCGGCTTCGTCTGCGCCGCGCCGCCGCTCTTGCGCGTCGCCGCCAAGGTGCACCAGTTCCTGACCTTCACCACCGCGCCGAACCTGCAGGCCGCCGTTGCCTACGGTCTCGGCAAGTCCGACGACTACTTCCTGTCGATGCGCAAGGACCTGACGCGGAGCAGAGACCGTCTCACCAAGGGCCTCGAAAGCCTCGGCTTCCCGGTGCTGAAGTCGCAAGGCACCTACTTCCTCACCGTCGACCTGTCGCCGCTCGGGCTGAACGAAAGCGACACCGAGTTCTGCTGGCGGATCGTCAAAGACTACAAGGTCGCGGCGATCCCGGTCTCGGCGTTCTACGAGCAGGACCCGGTGACCTCGGTGGTGCGCTTCTGCTTTGCCAAGAAGGACGAGACCCTCGACACCGCACTGGAGCGGCTGTCGGACGCGGTGCGTGGACGCAAGAGGTAGATTTGAGATGACGAACGTCAGCCGCTCGCGGTTTCGCCTCGGTCTTGCAATCGCCGCCGCGCTGACGTTGCTCTCCGCTCCAGCGGGAGCCGAGGAACGCGTCGTCAACTTCTACAACTGGTCCAACTACATGGCGCCGGATGTCCTTGAGGCCTTCACCAAGGAGACCGGCATCAAGGTGGTCTACGACACCTTCGATGCCAACGAGACGCTGGAGACGCGCCTGATGGCCGGCAAGTCCGGCTATGACGTCGTGGTGCCCACAGCCTATTTCCTGCAGCGCCAGATCAAGGCCAACATCTTCCAGAAGCTCGACAAGTCGAAGCTGCCGAACCTTGGCAATGCCTGGCCGATGGTGACCAAGCATCTCGCGACCTACGACCCCGGCAACGATTTTGCCGCGAACTACATGTGGGGCACGACGGGCATCGGCTACAACGTCGCCAAGGTGAAGCAGATCCTCGGACCCGACGCCAAGATCGACAGCTGGGACATCGTCTTCAAGCCGGAGAACCTCGCCAAGTTCAAGGACTGCGGCGTCCACATGCTCGACTCCGCCGACGACATCTTTCCGGCGGCGCTGAACTATCTCGGGCTCGATCCGAACTCGACCAAGCAGGCGGACCTCGAGAAGGCCGCCGACGTCGTCGCCAAGGTTCGGCCGTCCGTGCGCAAGTTTCACTCGTCGGAATATTTGAGCGCGCTGGCCACTGGCGAGATCTGCTTCGTGGTCGGCTGGTCCGGCGACATCATGCAGGCCCGCGCCCGCGCGGCGGAAGCCAAGAGCGGCATCGAGATCGGCTACGCCATTCCGAAGGAGGGCGCGCAGATGTTCTTCGACAATCTCGCGATCCCCGCGGATGCCAAGAACGTCAAGGAGGCCTACGAGCTGATCAACTATCTCTATCGCCCCGACGTCGCCGCCAAGAACTCGGACTTCCTGTCCTACGCGAGCGGCAACCTCGCCAGCCAGAAGCTGGTCGATCCAAAAATCCTGAACGACAAGAACATCTATCCGGACGAGGCGACGCTTTCAAAACTGTTCGTCATCACGGCGCGCGAGCCGGCAACGCAGCGCATCATCAACCGGCTCTGGACCAAGGTGAAGACGGGGCGGTAGTCGGCTCGGGAACCAGCCCGGCAAACCAAATCCGCAAAACAACCCCTTGCACAGTAGAAGCGCCATCTGCGGGTCACCGTCGGTGACGGCGCCTAAGTCACGATCCGGGCTGGCCTAATCGACACGCGGGCGCAACACCGCGCGCAGCGCCGCTCACCACTCATAACGCACCGTTCCCTTGCCCGTGTAAGTCTGCGTGCTCTGGGAGAACTCACCCTCGACCGTGCCTGCGAGCGAGAGACCGCTCTTCCATTTCATCTCCGCGCGGCCGCCAACGAGTGCGGAGTCCGCGGCAGGCTGCGCTCCGTTGACGGTGAACGCCGCGCCGGGGAGCGTCTGGAAGGCCGCGCTGACGAGCCGGTTGGTGTTGGTGTCGTGCGCCCAGGCGAGGCGGCCGCGCAAGGTCAGCACGCCGTCGCTGACCAGGAAGCGCTGGTCGGTGCGAGCGCCGAGCTCGGTGCGGACATTGGTGGTGTCCTGCGCGGTGTAGGAGAGCGCGAACTGGTTGCTGCCGACGATCGCGGTCTCGCCGTAGCCGGGGAGGTGGAAGGTGGTGACTTGCACCGCTGCGTAGGGCGTCACGCCGAAAGTCGAGGCGGGAATCGGTGCGAAGCGCCAGCCGGCTTCCAAGCGGCCGGAGAAGGTGCTGGCCTTGAAATTCGCAGTCAGCTTGTCGGTGCCTGAGACCGTCACGGTGCGGTCGGTGGTGACGTCCTGCCAGCCATAGGCCAGCGCTGCCGAGAGGTAGGCCGGCCCGAATGTGTGGCGCCCGTAGACGCCGGCCTGGAACAGATCGGCGCGGCCGCCGCCGAGACTGTCCGACAGCGTAAAATTATAGCCAGCGCCGCCGAGGGCGAAGCCAAGCAGCGTGTTCGGGGAGACGCGATAGTCAGCGCCCACGACGGTACCGTAGATGCGGCTGCTTGTGGTGGTCGAACCAGCCGCGGCGTTGCCGTTCAACGTGCTGGCGCCGCCGTAAGCAGAGGCCCAGACGCCCCAGCGGCGGTCGATGACATCGCCGCTTGCATCGCGCGGCGTCACCGCGGCGTAGGCCTCGCGTACTCTTGCGTCGTTCGGTGCGGTCGAAGCGTAGCCCAGCGTCCCGCCATCGCCAGCGCTTGCGCCGCGCTCGCCATCCGCGCCGCCGCCAAGCGGATCGAGCATGCCGACGAACTGCTGCATGGCGTTGAACGAGGCCTGAGTGCCGGCGGCGCCTGGCTGTCCCGAGACCTGGCCGAGCGCGCCGTTGAGCTGCGGCTGGCCCATGTTGAGCAGCGCATCGAAGCCGGCCGGCGGCGTCCCGCCGCTTGCGACGGCTCCGTTGATGGCGCCGGCCACGTTGCTCTGGTTGGCGCCGGTGCCCGCCGGCAGCGCGATCGTACCGGGATCGAGCACGAGGTAGACGTTGTTGAGGTCGTAGGTGAGATGCGGATTGCGCGTGGGGCTGAAGCTGCCGCTCACGCTTAGCCCGGCGAACTGCGTTCCGCCAAAGCCGCCGGTCGCATTGAGGATGGTGTAGGTCTGGCTCCGGAAGCTGCCGGGAATCGCTACCGCCTGCACGGTGGCGCCGGTGAGCGTCGCGGTGCCCGAGACATTGGTCCGGTCCACGGCAGCCGTGGAGACCTCGACCCGGTAGAAGCTGCCGGCACTGAAGGTGAGGCTGCCGCTGACGGTGAGGGTGCCCACGGAATTGCCCGGCGCCAGCGTGCCGCCGCTCGCGATCGTCGTGTTACCGACGGTGCCAGCACCGCCGAGCGTGCCGCCGCTGTTCACGGTGACGCCGCTGGAGGACGCGATCGAGCCGTTCACCGCCAGCGTGCCGCCGTTCACGATCGTTGCGCCGGTGTAGGTGTTGATGCCCGAAAGCGTCAGCGTGCCGGTGCCGACCTTGATCAGCGATGTTCCGGTGTTGTGTGCGTCGCCGGTGAGGACGCCGGTGACGGTGGTCGACAGGTTGTTGCCGCCAACCGTCAATTCCTCGCCGTTGAGGTTGAAGTGGCCGTCGCCGGCGATCGAGCCGGCACTGATTTTGCCGTCGCTGCCCGGGCCGGGGGTGTTGAAGTCGATGACGGCGCTGGAGGTGGTGTTGACGAGCTGCGCGTTGCCGGCCGTGGAGTTGCCGTCGAACAGCACATTGCCGCTGTTGTGGATGGTCGCGCTGCCGGCTGTGGAGTTGCCGTAGAACGTCAACTGCGCGTTGTTGGCGATATCAGCGCTACCGGCAGAGTTGTTGAGGAACACCAGCGTGCCGGCGGATACCGTCACGCTGGAAAATGTGTCCGCGCCGGTCAAGGTCAGCGTGCCGGCGCCGGACTTCGTCAGCGCGCCGCCGCTGAGAGTCTGGCTGACGGTGAAATTGTTGGCGGCGTTCGCAATGTCGAACGTGCCGCCTGCTGCGCCCCAGTTGATGGTGCGCGTGGTGGCGGTGAATGCCGTGCCAGTGACCTGCAAGGCGCCGCCGTTGAAGGTCAGGCTGCCCGCGAGGTCGCCGAGATTGGCGTCCGATGAGACGCTGACCGTTCCGCCGGCGAAGGTGGTGCCGCCGGTATAGGTGTTGGCGCCCGACAGCGTCAGCGTGCCGGTACCCGTCTTCACCAGCGAACCGCCGGTATCGCCGCTCGCGCCGCCATCGGCGATCACGCCGCTGACGGCGGTCGACAGATTGTTGCTGCCGACCGTGAGCTCGTTGGCACCGAGCGAGAAGGTGCCGTTGCCGGCGATCGAGCCGGCGCTGAGCTTGTGGTCGCCGTTCGGGCCGGTGCTGCCCGAGAAATCGAAGACGGCATTGGCCGCGTTGTTGATCAGTTGCGCATTGCCGGCGGTCGAGTTGTCCTGGAAGGAGGTCGTGCCGCCGGCATTGTTGGTAATCGTCGCGCTGCCGGCGGTGCTGCTGACGACGAAATTAATGGTGTTGCTGTTGGTGATGGAGGCGTTGCCGGCCGTGGAATTGTCACGGAAAACCAGCAAATTGGACGTGGTGATGGCCGCGCTGCCAGCCGTGCTGTCGTTGTAGAAATACAGCCAGCGATTGTTGGTGAGAGTAGCGCTGCCTGCCGTGCTGGTGTCGTTGAAAGACAGCCAATTGTTGTTGGTGATAGCAGCGTTGCCGGCCGTGCTGCTGCCGTAGAAATAAAGGTAGGCGCCGTTGGTGATGGTTGCGTTGCTGGCCGTGGCGTTTCCTTGGAAAATGGCTCTGCTGTTGACGCTGTTGGTGATGTTTGCGCTGCCCGCAGTGCTGGTATCGTTGAAATACAGGTAGTTGTTGTCGCTGGTGATCGTCGCGCTGCCCGCCGAACTCGAATTGTTGAAGTAGACGTTGCCTGTGGCGCTGTTGGTGATTGTCGCGCCGCCAGCAGTGCTATGGTCGTTGAAATTCAGGGAGGCATTGTTCGTGATCGTGGCGTTGCCGGCCGTGCTATTGGCGTAGAAAAACATATTGTAGTTATTGGTGATGGTTGCGCTGCCGGCCGTGGCGTTGTCGAAGAGAGAGAGCAGGCCGCCGCTGCCGTTGGTGATAGTCGCGCTGCCGGCCGTGCTGTTGCCGACAAAAGATATGCCCCCGTTGTTGGTGATGCTCGCATTGCCCGCTGTGGCGAATCCAGCGAATCCGAGCCCGCCGAAGGAGCTGTTGGTGATGGAGGCGTTGCCGGCCGTGCTCGTGTCGGAAAAATAGAGGGTGCTGCTATTTGAGATGGTCGCGGAGCCGGCGCTGTTTGCGTTCTGGAACACCGTGAGACCGGCGTTGGAGATGTCAGTGATGCCGCTGGTGTCGGCGTTGACGACGCTGAACCTGCCGTTGGCGCCAACGTTGACGGTCCCCACAATGGAGCCGACGCCGCCGGCACTGCCGAGTTGCAACAGGCCGCCGTTGACCGTGGTGCCACCGGTGTAAGTGTTGGCGCCGCTCAGGATCAGCGTGCCGGTGCCCGTCTTCACGATTCCGAACGCGCCGCCGGTTTGGCCGATGGCGCCTGCCTGGGTCGCGCTGCCGGTCGTGACATCGAGCGTTGCGCTGCCGCGAAGGTCAATCGCATTGCCGATGGCGATGCCATCGGCATAGGCTACGGTCCCGCCGTATATCGTCAGCGCGCCAGTGCCGACTGCATTGTTGTTGGCAAGCCCCAGCGTCCCCGCGCTGAGCGTAACGCCGCCTCCGAACGTGTTGGAAGCCGACAGCGTGAGCGTGCCCGTGCCGATCTTGACCAGCGACCCGTCGACTATTTGGCCGGTTACGACGGTCGACAGATTGTTGGAGCCAACCGTCAGCTGGTTGCCGCCAAGGTCGAATACCCCGCTGCCCGCGATCGAGCCGGCTGTGAGGGGGCCGGTCGTGAAAAACTCGATCTGACTGTTGTTGTTGATCGTGGCATTGCCGGCCGTGCTGTTGCCGTAGAACGCAAGGTCGCTGTTGACGTTGAGGGTGGCGTCGCCCGCGGTGCTTGAACCGGTGAACGTGGACGTCGAAAAGCTGACGTTGTAGTTGATCGTGACGCTGCCGCCATTGACCGTGATTCCGGCGCCCGTGAAGTTCAACTGGCCGCTGACGTCAAAAACGTAGTTCGCGGCGCCGGCATTGAACGTCCAGCCGCCGACGCTGGCGCTCGAGATCGCCAGGCTGGTGGTATTGGAGGTGCCGAACGAGGCCGTGCCGACAGGCACGAAGCCGCCGTCCCAGTTGGCGCCGTTGCCGTAATCGTTGCTGCCGGGCGAGGTGAGCCAGGTGCCATTCGCGGCGGCGCGCGAGGGCGCGGACGGTAGCGCCCAGGCCAGGCCCAGCGCCGACGACGTCAGCAGGGCGGCCCGCAGGTGGCGGGTCGCTTTAAAATAATCTTTCCCCGTCCTCACCACTTCCCCCAACACGCGGTCCGAGTCCTCGACCGGATTCATCGCATCGGGTGGGGATTGGTGTCCTGATAAGGGGTTGGCCAGTTTCTGAAAGTTTCTGATATTTGCGCTTCAGACCCGATTTCCGGGCATTTTCGGCAGACTTCCGCTATATGGGCCACCTTGAGAGACGTTTTGGGGGATCACTTGCTTCGTTTCGCCGGCTTCGAGCTGGACCTGCCGCGCGCGGAGCTGCGCGGTGCCGATGGCACGCCGATCAAGCTCCGGCCCAAGACGTTCGAGATGCTTCGGCTCTTTGCCACCAGCGGCGGCCGGGTGCTCAGCAAGCAGGAGCTGATGGAGGCGGTCTGGCCGAATGTCCATGTCGGCGAGGACAGCCTGTTCCAATGCATCCGAGAGCTTCGGAACGCGCTCGGCGACGACCGGCGGCAGTTGATCAAGCTCGCCTCCGGCGGCGGCTACCTGCTGGCGGCGGAGGTTGAGGCTGCGCCCGAATCCGGCCCGGTGCAGGCCGAGCAGGCCCGGCCGGACCCGGGCGACGAGGTCGCGCCCCTGCCGCCGGCCGAGGCTGCTGTGCCGCCCGTGAGGTCGCGGCGCGCGATGTTCGGCTTGAGCCGGCAGGCCACGGTCGCCGCCGTGGCCGCGCTCTTTGTGATCGTCATGGGGCTTGCGGTTGCCGCGCCCGTGCTGAAGCCGGACCTTCTGTTCAGGCGAACGCCGCCGCGGCTCGCGGTGATGCCGATCGCTGATGACAGCAACGACCCGCGTGGCGCGGCGATGGCGGCAGAGGTCACCGGTCGTCTGACGGATGGCTTTGCCAAGATCCAGAACATCAGCGTGGTTGCGCCACGCATGGCGGCCAGGAGCGGCGACGGCACTGCTGCATCCGCCGCATCATCCGATTACGAGCTGCAGGGTGAGTTGCAGCATGGCGATCGATCCTGGACGCTGCGCGCGCGTATCGTCAAGGCCGCGACCGGCGAGGTTCAGTCGGTCGTTGCAGCTTCGGTCGCCGCGGACGATGCGGACGCGCAACTTGCGCAGTCGCGGCTCGTTGCCGGCGTCGGTCATGTGCTCGCGCGCCGTCTCAACGAGATTCTGGAGCCGAGCGGATCGTCATCTGCGAGCCGCAAATCCTCGGTCGGCGGCGACAAGGTGGCCGTCGAGCAGGCGCTCGCCTCGATCAACCAGACCACGCGCGAGCGTTTCGGCGCGGCGCAGGCCATGCTGCAAAAGGCGCTCGCTGACGATCCTGACAATCTCGACATCGCGGTCGCGCTCGCCTCGCTGCAGATGCGCGGCATCCAGATGGTCTGGTTCGGCCCGGAGGAGGCTGCTGCGGTCGAGGGGAGGGCCAATGCGACGCTCGAGCAGGCATTGCGGTCGAAGCCGAATTCGATTCCGGTGCTCGAGGCCACTTGCCGCTTCCTCAGCGCGACCAACCATTTCGTCGAAAGCGTTGTCACCTGCGCCAAGGCCTTGAGCTTCGATCCGTGGAACGGGTCTGCGCTCTATCTGATCGGATTGGGCCAGATCTATCTCGGCCGCTTCGAGGATGCGCTCGCGACGTTCCAGCAAGCCGATCGCTACGACACGCCGCCGGCCTCGCGCTGGACCTGGCTGCTCGGCGTAGGCACGGCGCATGCCTTGATGGGCCGCTACGAGGAGGCGCTGCCGTGGCTGCAGCGTTCGATCGCCATCACGCCGGGGACGGGCCGCTCGCATTTCCTGCTCGCTGCCGCCTATCAGAGAACGGGCCGGGCCGAGGAGGCGAAGGCCGCGATCGCGGAGGGGCTGCGCTTGCGGCCCGGCACGAACAGACAAAGCGTCTGGCCGCCGATGAAGAACGCAAGTCCGATCTGCATCGCAGCCTGGGAGCGCGTCGTGCAGGCCGAGGTGGATGCTGGACTGCCGGAGCAGTGAAGTTCTGCGTCATTCCGGGATGGTGCGTAAGCACCAGACCCGGAATCTCGAGATTCTCAGGTGCGCAATTGCGCACCGTAGTTTGATGCTTTCGCATCGCCCCGGAATGACAACAATGGGGCGCCTACCGCCACCTTCTGTGCAGCCACAGCCACTGCTCAGGATGCTCGCGCACCCAGCTCTCCACCACGCTGGTGACTGCCTGCATCGTGCCCTGGATGTCGATCTTGCCGTCGGCATCGCGCACCGGCGGGATTTCCTCGGTCAGCTCGCCGGTGAAGCGGCCGCCGGGCAGGCGGATGATGCGGACGCCGTGGATGGGGCATTCGACCTGGCGGAGCAGGCGGGCCAGCGTCGGATTGGCGCGCGTCTTGCGGCCGAAGAAGGTGACCTCGACGCCGCCGGTCAGATACTGGTCGATCAGCATCGCGACGTGCTTGCCCTCTTTCAGCGCCTGACCCAGCCGCAAAGGTGCGTCGCGGCCCGCCGGGATCAGCGTGCCCATGTTGACCTGGCGCATCTCCTGGATGATGCGGTCGGCGGAGGCGATGTTCGGGCGGCGATAGAGGATCGCGGCGTCCAGCCCGTGCGCGACGCCGGCGAGCGCCGGCAACTCCCAGTTGGCCAGATGCGCGGCGAAGATCAGCGCCGGCTTGCCGTCGTCGCGGATCTGGTCGAACAACTCGATGCTGCGCGCCGGGATTTCGATCCGGCTTTTCTCCGGATGCTCGCGGTCGTAGTCCCAGACGTGGTCCATATGGGCGAATTCGGCGCCGACGCGGCCGAGATTGTCCCACACGCCCATCAGGATCTGCTCGATCTCCTCCGGCGATTTCTCGGGAAACGCCGCGGTGAGGTTGGCGCGGCCGATGCGATGCTCGCGCAGACGCGGGCCGATCGTCTTGGTGACGCGCGCGAAAAAGTCCGAGGTCTTGACCGGGTCGAAATAGCGCGTGGTGCGCAACATGCCGACGGTGGCAGCGCCGATCAGGCTTCCGCTGATCGATTTGGCAGCATTGCGTGCGCGGATCTTCGTGCCGAGAGAAATCAGCGCCATGCGTCCGGGTCAGGCCGGTTCGCGCGTCAGGATCAGCGAGGCGTTCTGGCCGCCGAAGCCGAACGAGTTCGACATCACCGCGGTGACGCGGGCATCGCGCGCCTTGTTGCCGACAACGTCGAACAGGATCGTGGGATCCGGATTGTCATAGTTGATTGTCGGCGGGATGCGCTGATGCTCGAGCGTGAGCAGCGAGAAGATCGCCTCCACTGCACCTGCGGCCGAGATGGTGTGGCCGACCATCGATTTGTTGGAGGTGACCGGAATCTTCTGCGCGAGATCGCCGAACACGGCCGATGTCGTGTTGAACTCCATCTTGTCGTTCTCGGGCGTCGCGGTGCCGTGCGCGTTGATGTGGTCGATCTGGTCCGGCGTCATGCCGGCATCGGCCAGCGTCTTGTTCATGCAGCCGATGATCGGCTTGCCATCGGGCGAGGAGCGGGTGCGATGGAAGGAATCGGTGAGCTCGCCGCAGCCGGCGATCACGCCGAGGATCTTTGCGCCGCGCGCAGTTGCCGCTTCATAGCTTTCCAGCACGAGCGCGCCGGCGCCTTCGGCCATGACAAAGCCGTCGCGGTTCTTGGAGAAGGGGCGGGAGGCCGCCTGCGGCGGATCGTTCTGGGTCGACAGGGCCGAGAGCAGCGAGAAGCGCACCAGCGCCTCCGGATTCACGGTGCCGTCGGTCGCGACGCACAGTGCAGCGTCGGTCTCGCCGCGGCGGATCGCCTCGACGCCGAGCTGGATCGAGGTCGCACCCGAGGCGCAAGCCGTCGACAGCGAGATCGGCGAGCCCTTGGTGCCGAAGGTCTCGGCGAGGTGGGCTGCGACCGAGCCGAACATGAAGCGGTGATGATAGGCGGTGTATTTGCCGCCGCCGGAGATGCGCAGCAAATCGTCATAGTTGATGTCGAGCGCGCCGACGGCGCGCCCGAGCTCGCGGCGCTGCGGCCATTCGACCTCGACCGGCGCAACGGCGAGGAAGAGGGGACCCGGGAAATCGGCCTTGGCGCCGATGCCGGCCTGCTCGAGCGCTTCCTCCGTCACGATCTCGGCCATCCGCTCGGACAGGGCGGTGGAGGAGAACGGATCGACGCTGACGAAATCGACGGTGCCGGCCATCGTGGTCTTCAGGCCCTCGATCGGAAAGCGCGTGATGGTGCGGATGCCGGATTCGCCGGCCACGAGCTTGGCCCAATTGTCGGCCTTGCCGTTGCCGAGCGAGGTCATGATGCCCATGCCGGTGACGACGACGACGGGACGCCCGAGTTTGTCGCGTGGTGCAGTCATGTCGATCCCCCGATAGAGCTAGAGCGTCATCCAGCCAAAGCGCGGACGCGCTTCAGCTCACCGCCTCGACCAGCGCCATGCCTTCGCCGCGCCAGTGTCCGGCTCCCACCACAACAATCTGGGTGGGCGCCCCCTGCATTTCAATCTCGGTCCCGGTCAAATCGTTCGGCGGGAACAGTGCGCCGCGCGAGATCGACAGCGCGGCGAGCGCGATGCCAAGCGGGAACTGCGTTTCCATGGTGTGACCGAACATCGTGCCGGTCGAGCGCACCGGGAAGTCGGTATGATTCTTCAGGAAGCTGCGCTCCTCGCTGGTCGCGGGCTCGGTGCCGGTCGC
The genomic region above belongs to Bradyrhizobium arachidis and contains:
- a CDS encoding aminotransferase; translated protein: MSKSSSLNKVFADLPVTIFEAMSQAARDNAAINLGQGFPDDPGPEDIRRAAADASLNGYNQYPSMMGLPELRQAIATHYGHWHGLKLDPMSEVMVTSGGTEALTSAILAVVQPGDEVVCFQPVYDSYLPIIRQAGGIPRLVRLEPPHWRLNEDMLKSVFNSKTKAVLFNNPLNPSAVVYPREDLELLARYCQEFDVIAICDEVWEHVTFDEHKHIPLITIPGMRDRTIKVGSAGKIFSLTGWKIGFVCAAPPLLRVAAKVHQFLTFTTAPNLQAAVAYGLGKSDDYFLSMRKDLTRSRDRLTKGLESLGFPVLKSQGTYFLTVDLSPLGLNESDTEFCWRIVKDYKVAAIPVSAFYEQDPVTSVVRFCFAKKDETLDTALERLSDAVRGRKR
- a CDS encoding polyamine ABC transporter substrate-binding protein, with product MTNVSRSRFRLGLAIAAALTLLSAPAGAEERVVNFYNWSNYMAPDVLEAFTKETGIKVVYDTFDANETLETRLMAGKSGYDVVVPTAYFLQRQIKANIFQKLDKSKLPNLGNAWPMVTKHLATYDPGNDFAANYMWGTTGIGYNVAKVKQILGPDAKIDSWDIVFKPENLAKFKDCGVHMLDSADDIFPAALNYLGLDPNSTKQADLEKAADVVAKVRPSVRKFHSSEYLSALATGEICFVVGWSGDIMQARARAAEAKSGIEIGYAIPKEGAQMFFDNLAIPADAKNVKEAYELINYLYRPDVAAKNSDFLSYASGNLASQKLVDPKILNDKNIYPDEATLSKLFVITAREPATQRIINRLWTKVKTGR
- a CDS encoding beta strand repeat-containing protein, encoding MRTGKDYFKATRHLRAALLTSSALGLAWALPSAPSRAAANGTWLTSPGSNDYGNGANWDGGFVPVGTASFGTSNTTSLAISSASVGGWTFNAGAANYVFDVSGQLNFTGAGITVNGGSVTINYNVSFSTSTFTGSSTAGDATLNVNSDLAFYGNSTAGNATINNNSQIEFFTTGPLTAGSIAGSGVFDLGGNQLTVGSNNLSTVVTGQIVDGSLVKIGTGTLTLSASNTFGGGVTLSAGTLGLANNNAVGTGALTIYGGTVAYADGIAIGNAIDLRGSATLDVTTGSATQAGAIGQTGGAFGIVKTGTGTLILSGANTYTGGTTVNGGLLQLGSAGGVGSIVGTVNVGANGRFSVVNADTSGITDISNAGLTVFQNANSAGSATISNSSTLYFSDTSTAGNASITNSSFGGLGFAGFATAGNASITNNGGISFVGNSTAGSATITNGSGGLLSLFDNATAGSATITNNYNMFFYANSTAGNATITNNASLNFNDHSTAGGATITNSATGNVYFNNSSSAGSATITSDNNYLYFNDTSTAGSANITNSVNSRAIFQGNATASNATITNGAYLYFYGSSTAGNAAITNNNWLSFNDTSTAGSATLTNNRWLYFYNDSTAGSAAITTSNLLVFRDNSTAGNASITNSNTINFVVSSTAGSATITNNAGGTTSFQDNSTAGNAQLINNAANAVFDFSGSTGPNGDHKLSAGSIAGNGTFSLGANELTVGSNNLSTAVSGVIADGGASGDTGGSLVKTGTGTLTLSGANTYTGGTTFAGGTVSVSSDANLGDLAGSLTFNGGALQVTGTAFTATTRTINWGAAGGTFDIANAANNFTVSQTLSGGALTKSGAGTLTLTGADTFSSVTVSAGTLVFLNNSAGSADIANNAQLTFYGNSTAGSATIHNSGNVLFDGNSTAGNAQLVNTTSSAVIDFNTPGPGSDGKISAGSIAGDGHFNLNGEELTVGGNNLSTTVTGVLTGDAHNTGTSLIKVGTGTLTLSGINTYTGATIVNGGTLAVNGSIASSSGVTVNSGGTLGGAGTVGNTTIASGGTLAPGNSVGTLTVSGSLTFSAGSFYRVEVSTAAVDRTNVSGTATLTGATVQAVAIPGSFRSQTYTILNATGGFGGTQFAGLSVSGSFSPTRNPHLTYDLNNVYLVLDPGTIALPAGTGANQSNVAGAINGAVASGGTPPAGFDALLNMGQPQLNGALGQVSGQPGAAGTQASFNAMQQFVGMLDPLGGGADGERGASAGDGGTLGYASTAPNDARVREAYAAVTPRDASGDVIDRRWGVWASAYGGASTLNGNAAAGSTTTSSRIYGTVVGADYRVSPNTLLGFALGGAGYNFTLSDSLGGGRADLFQAGVYGRHTFGPAYLSAALAYGWQDVTTDRTVTVSGTDKLTANFKASTFSGRLEAGWRFAPIPASTFGVTPYAAVQVTTFHLPGYGETAIVGSNQFALSYTAQDTTNVRTELGARTDQRFLVSDGVLTLRGRLAWAHDTNTNRLVSAAFQTLPGAAFTVNGAQPAADSALVGGRAEMKWKSGLSLAGTVEGEFSQSTQTYTGKGTVRYEW
- a CDS encoding tetratricopeptide repeat protein, producing MLRFAGFELDLPRAELRGADGTPIKLRPKTFEMLRLFATSGGRVLSKQELMEAVWPNVHVGEDSLFQCIRELRNALGDDRRQLIKLASGGGYLLAAEVEAAPESGPVQAEQARPDPGDEVAPLPPAEAAVPPVRSRRAMFGLSRQATVAAVAALFVIVMGLAVAAPVLKPDLLFRRTPPRLAVMPIADDSNDPRGAAMAAEVTGRLTDGFAKIQNISVVAPRMAARSGDGTAASAASSDYELQGELQHGDRSWTLRARIVKAATGEVQSVVAASVAADDADAQLAQSRLVAGVGHVLARRLNEILEPSGSSSASRKSSVGGDKVAVEQALASINQTTRERFGAAQAMLQKALADDPDNLDIAVALASLQMRGIQMVWFGPEEAAAVEGRANATLEQALRSKPNSIPVLEATCRFLSATNHFVESVVTCAKALSFDPWNGSALYLIGLGQIYLGRFEDALATFQQADRYDTPPASRWTWLLGVGTAHALMGRYEEALPWLQRSIAITPGTGRSHFLLAAAYQRTGRAEEAKAAIAEGLRLRPGTNRQSVWPPMKNASPICIAAWERVVQAEVDAGLPEQ
- a CDS encoding lipid A biosynthesis lauroyl acyltransferase, translating into MALISLGTKIRARNAAKSISGSLIGAATVGMLRTTRYFDPVKTSDFFARVTKTIGPRLREHRIGRANLTAAFPEKSPEEIEQILMGVWDNLGRVGAEFAHMDHVWDYDREHPEKSRIEIPARSIELFDQIRDDGKPALIFAAHLANWELPALAGVAHGLDAAILYRRPNIASADRIIQEMRQVNMGTLIPAGRDAPLRLGQALKEGKHVAMLIDQYLTGGVEVTFFGRKTRANPTLARLLRQVECPIHGVRIIRLPGGRFTGELTEEIPPVRDADGKIDIQGTMQAVTSVVESWVREHPEQWLWLHRRWR
- a CDS encoding beta-ketoacyl-ACP synthase, which encodes MTAPRDKLGRPVVVVTGMGIMTSLGNGKADNWAKLVAGESGIRTITRFPIEGLKTTMAGTVDFVSVDPFSSTALSERMAEIVTEEALEQAGIGAKADFPGPLFLAVAPVEVEWPQRRELGRAVGALDINYDDLLRISGGGKYTAYHHRFMFGSVAAHLAETFGTKGSPISLSTACASGATSIQLGVEAIRRGETDAALCVATDGTVNPEALVRFSLLSALSTQNDPPQAASRPFSKNRDGFVMAEGAGALVLESYEAATARGAKILGVIAGCGELTDSFHRTRSSPDGKPIIGCMNKTLADAGMTPDQIDHINAHGTATPENDKMEFNTTSAVFGDLAQKIPVTSNKSMVGHTISAAGAVEAIFSLLTLEHQRIPPTINYDNPDPTILFDVVGNKARDARVTAVMSNSFGFGGQNASLILTREPA